One Desulfatitalea tepidiphila genomic region harbors:
- the tssE gene encoding type VI secretion system baseplate subunit TssE, whose product MREKRLLERLRAIDRNPDWRGESDPRAAISSVLDHLGKILNTRQGSALIATDLGMPDFTSVSSSLSADALPEMADTITRVINTYEPRLTDVTVDFEPLSQQSFKIGFKLSAKVRGETRDIPVVFETVLTSDGHITVLE is encoded by the coding sequence ATGCGGGAAAAGCGGCTTCTGGAAAGATTGCGGGCGATAGATCGAAACCCGGACTGGCGGGGCGAATCCGATCCCCGGGCGGCCATATCATCGGTCCTGGATCATCTGGGCAAAATCCTCAACACGCGCCAGGGCAGCGCCCTCATCGCGACGGACCTCGGCATGCCCGACTTTACCAGCGTTTCGAGTTCACTCAGCGCGGATGCCCTGCCCGAAATGGCGGATACCATCACCCGTGTCATCAACACCTATGAACCGCGCCTGACCGACGTGACGGTCGATTTTGAACCCCTCTCCCAACAATCTTTCAAGATCGGGTTCAAATTGTCGGCCAAGGTCAGAGGGGAAACGCGCGACATACCGGTGGTTTTCGAAACGGTCCTCACTTCCGACGGCCACATTACCGTATTGGAGTAA